One Spea bombifrons isolate aSpeBom1 chromosome 1, aSpeBom1.2.pri, whole genome shotgun sequence DNA window includes the following coding sequences:
- the BTBD2 gene encoding BTB/POZ domain-containing protein 2 isoform X1, whose product MRRCCPVLFVNSSGDPPPPSASTCSLPPEPPPSKMAAGGSGGLSFPGVVGNSAPSNRSGSSASSYNYSGGAAASSPGNQAAVSSSGASPPAAPPPPPSSAAAGLLHREPVYNWQATKTTVRERFTFLFNNEVLSDVHFLVGKGLGSQRIPAHRFVLAVGSAVFDAMFNGGMATTSTEIELPDVEPAAFLALLKFLYSDEVQIGPETVMTTLYTAKKYAVPALEAHCVEFLKKNLRADNAFMLLTQARLFDEPQLASLCLENIDKNTSDALNAEGFTDIDLDTLVAVLERDTLGIREIRLFNAVVRWSEAECQRQQQPVTSENKRKALGKALSLIRFPLMTIEEFAAGPAQSGILTDREVVSLFLHFTVNPKPRVEFIDRPRCCLRGKECNINRFQQVESRWGYSGTSDRIRFSVNRRIFVVGFALYGSIHGPTDYQVNIQIIHTDSNTVLGQNDTGFSCDGSSSTFRVMFKEPVEILPNVNYTACATLKGPDSHYGTKGLRKVIHESPTTGAKTCFTFCYAAGNNNGTSVEDGQIPEIIFYT is encoded by the exons ATGCGCCGCTGCTGTCCGGTTCTGTTTGTAAACAGCTCCGGAGACCCTCCGCCCCCGTCCGCCTCCACGTGCTCCCTCCCACCTGAGCCACCCCCATCCAAGATGGCGGCGGGTGGGAGCGGCGGCCTGTCGTTCCCCGGGGTGGTGGGTAACAGCGCCCCCAGCAACCGCAGCGGGTCCTCGGCCTCTTCGTATAACTACAGCGGAGGGGCTGCGGCCTCCTCCCCTGGCAACCAGGCGGCTGTCTCTTCGTCCGGAGCCTCCCCTCCTGCAGCTCCTCCCCCGCCTccctcctccgccgccgccggcCTCCTTCACCGGGAACCCGTGTACAACTGGCAGGCCACCAAGACCACGGTGCGGGAGAGGTTCACCTTTCTCTTCAACAACGAGGTGCTCAGCGACGTGCACTTCCTGGTGGGGAAAGGTCTCGGCAGCCAGCGCATCCCTGCACACAG GTTTGTCTTGGCAGTTGGGAGTGCAGTGTTCGATGCTATGTTTAATGGTGGCATGGCTACAACATCCACTGAAATTGAACTACCAGATGTTGAACCAGCTGCTTTCCTTGCTCTGCTGAA GTTTCTGTATTCTGATGAAGTGCAGATTGGTCCAGAGACTGTCATGACTACGCTGTACACAGCCAAGAAATATGCAGTGCCTGCTTTAGAAGCACATTGTGTGGAGTTCCTGAAGAAGAATCTCCGCGCTGATAATGCTTTTATGTTGCTCACTCAG GCTCGATTGTTTGATGAACCTCAGCTTGCCAGCCTTTGCCTGGAAAACATAGACAAGAACACCTCGGATGCCCTAAATGCTGAAGGTTTCACTGATATTGATTTAG ACACACTGGTTGCAGTGCTAGAAAGGGATACGCTGGGGATACGTGAGATCCGGCTCTTTAACGCAGTGGTACGCTGGTCGGAGGCAGAGTGCCAGAGGCAGCAGCAGCCAGTCACATCGGAAAACAAACGCAAAGCTCTTGGCAAGGCCTTGTCTCTCATCCGTTTTCCACTTATGACCATTGAAGAGTTTGCTGCAG GCCCAGCTCAATCTGGTATTCTTACTGATAGAGAGGTGGTCAGTCTTTTCTTGCACTTCACAGTGAACCCAAAGCCTCGTGTGGAGTTCATCGACAGGCCACGGTGTTGCTTGAGAGGGAAAGAGTGCAACATTAACCGCTTTCAACAGGTAGAAAGCCGTTGGGGCTACAGCGGCACAAGTGACCGAATAAG GTTTTCAGTTAATCGAAGAATATTTGTGGTGGGTTTTGCTCTCTATGGATCAATACACGGACCCACAGATTATCAAGTAAACATACAG ATTATACACACCGACAGCAATACAGTACTTGGTCAGAACGATACTGGCTTCAGCTGTGATGGGTCCTCAAGCACCTTTAGAGTCATGTTTAAGGAACCAGTAGAAATATTACCTAATGTGAACTACACAGCTTGTGCCACACTGAAG GGCCCGGATTCTCACTATGGTACAAAAGGACTGCGCAAAGTCATCCATGAGTCTCCTACCACTGGTGCCAAGACATGCTTTACATTCTGCTATGCAGCTGGGAACAACAATGGAACATCTGTTGAGGATGGACAGATCCCAGAAATTATCTTTTATACGTAA
- the BTBD2 gene encoding BTB/POZ domain-containing protein 2 isoform X3 produces the protein MRRCCPVLFVNSSGDPPPPSASTCSLPPEPPPSKMAAGGSGGLSFPGVVGNSAPSNRSGSSASSYNYSGGAAASSPGNQAAVSSSGASPPAAPPPPPSSAAAGLLHREPVYNWQATKTTVRERFTFLFNNEVLSDVHFLVGKGLGSQRIPAHRFVLAVGSAVFDAMFNGGMATTSTEIELPDVEPAAFLALLKFLYSDEVQIGPETVMTTLYTAKKYAVPALEAHCVEFLKKNLRADNAFMLLTQARLFDEPQLASLCLENIDKNTSDALNAEGFTDIDLDTLVAVLERDTLGIREIRLFNAVVRWSEAECQRQQQPVTSENKRKALGKALSLIRFPLMTIEEFAAGPAQSGILTDREVVSLFLHFTVNPKPRVEFIDRPRCCLRGKECNINRFQQVESRWGYSGTSDRIRLYTPTAIQYLVRTILASAVMGPQAPLESCLRNQ, from the exons ATGCGCCGCTGCTGTCCGGTTCTGTTTGTAAACAGCTCCGGAGACCCTCCGCCCCCGTCCGCCTCCACGTGCTCCCTCCCACCTGAGCCACCCCCATCCAAGATGGCGGCGGGTGGGAGCGGCGGCCTGTCGTTCCCCGGGGTGGTGGGTAACAGCGCCCCCAGCAACCGCAGCGGGTCCTCGGCCTCTTCGTATAACTACAGCGGAGGGGCTGCGGCCTCCTCCCCTGGCAACCAGGCGGCTGTCTCTTCGTCCGGAGCCTCCCCTCCTGCAGCTCCTCCCCCGCCTccctcctccgccgccgccggcCTCCTTCACCGGGAACCCGTGTACAACTGGCAGGCCACCAAGACCACGGTGCGGGAGAGGTTCACCTTTCTCTTCAACAACGAGGTGCTCAGCGACGTGCACTTCCTGGTGGGGAAAGGTCTCGGCAGCCAGCGCATCCCTGCACACAG GTTTGTCTTGGCAGTTGGGAGTGCAGTGTTCGATGCTATGTTTAATGGTGGCATGGCTACAACATCCACTGAAATTGAACTACCAGATGTTGAACCAGCTGCTTTCCTTGCTCTGCTGAA GTTTCTGTATTCTGATGAAGTGCAGATTGGTCCAGAGACTGTCATGACTACGCTGTACACAGCCAAGAAATATGCAGTGCCTGCTTTAGAAGCACATTGTGTGGAGTTCCTGAAGAAGAATCTCCGCGCTGATAATGCTTTTATGTTGCTCACTCAG GCTCGATTGTTTGATGAACCTCAGCTTGCCAGCCTTTGCCTGGAAAACATAGACAAGAACACCTCGGATGCCCTAAATGCTGAAGGTTTCACTGATATTGATTTAG ACACACTGGTTGCAGTGCTAGAAAGGGATACGCTGGGGATACGTGAGATCCGGCTCTTTAACGCAGTGGTACGCTGGTCGGAGGCAGAGTGCCAGAGGCAGCAGCAGCCAGTCACATCGGAAAACAAACGCAAAGCTCTTGGCAAGGCCTTGTCTCTCATCCGTTTTCCACTTATGACCATTGAAGAGTTTGCTGCAG GCCCAGCTCAATCTGGTATTCTTACTGATAGAGAGGTGGTCAGTCTTTTCTTGCACTTCACAGTGAACCCAAAGCCTCGTGTGGAGTTCATCGACAGGCCACGGTGTTGCTTGAGAGGGAAAGAGTGCAACATTAACCGCTTTCAACAGGTAGAAAGCCGTTGGGGCTACAGCGGCACAAGTGACCGAATAAG ATTATACACACCGACAGCAATACAGTACTTGGTCAGAACGATACTGGCTTCAGCTGTGATGGGTCCTCAAGCACCTTTAGAGTCATGTTTAAGGAACCAGTAG
- the BTBD2 gene encoding BTB/POZ domain-containing protein 2 isoform X2, producing the protein MRRCCPVLFVNSSGDPPPPSASTCSLPPEPPPSKMAAGGSGGLSFPGVVGNSAPSNRSGSSASSYNYSGGAAASSPGNQAAVSSSGASPPAAPPPPPSSAAAGLLHREPVYNWQATKTTVRERFTFLFNNEVLSDVHFLVGKGLGSQRIPAHRFLYSDEVQIGPETVMTTLYTAKKYAVPALEAHCVEFLKKNLRADNAFMLLTQARLFDEPQLASLCLENIDKNTSDALNAEGFTDIDLDTLVAVLERDTLGIREIRLFNAVVRWSEAECQRQQQPVTSENKRKALGKALSLIRFPLMTIEEFAAGPAQSGILTDREVVSLFLHFTVNPKPRVEFIDRPRCCLRGKECNINRFQQVESRWGYSGTSDRIRFSVNRRIFVVGFALYGSIHGPTDYQVNIQIIHTDSNTVLGQNDTGFSCDGSSSTFRVMFKEPVEILPNVNYTACATLKGPDSHYGTKGLRKVIHESPTTGAKTCFTFCYAAGNNNGTSVEDGQIPEIIFYT; encoded by the exons ATGCGCCGCTGCTGTCCGGTTCTGTTTGTAAACAGCTCCGGAGACCCTCCGCCCCCGTCCGCCTCCACGTGCTCCCTCCCACCTGAGCCACCCCCATCCAAGATGGCGGCGGGTGGGAGCGGCGGCCTGTCGTTCCCCGGGGTGGTGGGTAACAGCGCCCCCAGCAACCGCAGCGGGTCCTCGGCCTCTTCGTATAACTACAGCGGAGGGGCTGCGGCCTCCTCCCCTGGCAACCAGGCGGCTGTCTCTTCGTCCGGAGCCTCCCCTCCTGCAGCTCCTCCCCCGCCTccctcctccgccgccgccggcCTCCTTCACCGGGAACCCGTGTACAACTGGCAGGCCACCAAGACCACGGTGCGGGAGAGGTTCACCTTTCTCTTCAACAACGAGGTGCTCAGCGACGTGCACTTCCTGGTGGGGAAAGGTCTCGGCAGCCAGCGCATCCCTGCACACAG GTTTCTGTATTCTGATGAAGTGCAGATTGGTCCAGAGACTGTCATGACTACGCTGTACACAGCCAAGAAATATGCAGTGCCTGCTTTAGAAGCACATTGTGTGGAGTTCCTGAAGAAGAATCTCCGCGCTGATAATGCTTTTATGTTGCTCACTCAG GCTCGATTGTTTGATGAACCTCAGCTTGCCAGCCTTTGCCTGGAAAACATAGACAAGAACACCTCGGATGCCCTAAATGCTGAAGGTTTCACTGATATTGATTTAG ACACACTGGTTGCAGTGCTAGAAAGGGATACGCTGGGGATACGTGAGATCCGGCTCTTTAACGCAGTGGTACGCTGGTCGGAGGCAGAGTGCCAGAGGCAGCAGCAGCCAGTCACATCGGAAAACAAACGCAAAGCTCTTGGCAAGGCCTTGTCTCTCATCCGTTTTCCACTTATGACCATTGAAGAGTTTGCTGCAG GCCCAGCTCAATCTGGTATTCTTACTGATAGAGAGGTGGTCAGTCTTTTCTTGCACTTCACAGTGAACCCAAAGCCTCGTGTGGAGTTCATCGACAGGCCACGGTGTTGCTTGAGAGGGAAAGAGTGCAACATTAACCGCTTTCAACAGGTAGAAAGCCGTTGGGGCTACAGCGGCACAAGTGACCGAATAAG GTTTTCAGTTAATCGAAGAATATTTGTGGTGGGTTTTGCTCTCTATGGATCAATACACGGACCCACAGATTATCAAGTAAACATACAG ATTATACACACCGACAGCAATACAGTACTTGGTCAGAACGATACTGGCTTCAGCTGTGATGGGTCCTCAAGCACCTTTAGAGTCATGTTTAAGGAACCAGTAGAAATATTACCTAATGTGAACTACACAGCTTGTGCCACACTGAAG GGCCCGGATTCTCACTATGGTACAAAAGGACTGCGCAAAGTCATCCATGAGTCTCCTACCACTGGTGCCAAGACATGCTTTACATTCTGCTATGCAGCTGGGAACAACAATGGAACATCTGTTGAGGATGGACAGATCCCAGAAATTATCTTTTATACGTAA